Proteins co-encoded in one Quercus robur chromosome 8, dhQueRobu3.1, whole genome shotgun sequence genomic window:
- the LOC126695511 gene encoding tetraspanin-19 isoform X2: protein MGRLVRSCMQSILKLVNSLIGMVGMAMILYALWMIRVWQRHMADLPFGGGSDLPVSWFIYTFLGLGVTLCVITCTGHIAAETANGCCLYLYMLLLILLLLLEAGVTADVFLNRNWEEDFPVDPSGNFAQLKDFVMSNFEICKWIGLSIVSVQGLSLLLAMILKALGPHQYYDSDDDYAPDRVPLLRNAVVVGDPVYGSNRDAWNIKINDKHPASTMV from the exons ATGGGTAGACTAGTGAGGAGCTGCATGCAATCGATACTGAAGCTGGTGAATTCATTGATTGGGATGGTTGGGATGGCCATGATTTTGTATGCTCTATGGATGATTAGGGTTTGGCAGAGGCACATGGCTGACTTGCCTTTTGGTGGTGGCTCTGATCTTCCAGTTTCATg GTTCATTTACACTTTCCTTGGCCTTGGGGTCACTTTATGTGTGATCACATGCACAGGTCACATTGCTGCAGAAACTGCTAACGGTTGTTGCCTTTATTTG TATATGCTGCTTCTCATTCTGCTCCTCCTGTTAGAAGCTGGAGTGACTGCAGATGTATTTCTAAACCGTAACTGGGAGGAG GACTTTCCAGTGGATCCAAGTGGGAACTTTGCTCAGTTGAAAGATTTTGTCATGTCAAACTTTGAGATCTGTAAGTGGATAGGCTTGTCCATTGTGTCTGTCcag GGACTGTCTCTATTATTGGCAATGATTCTCAAAGCTCTTGGGCCACATCAATATTATGACAGTGATGATGATTATGCTCCTGATAGAGTTCCACTCCTGAGGAATGCTGTTGTTGTCGGTGACCCTGTCTATGGGTCTAACCGTGATGCATggaatataaaaattaatgacaAG CATCCGGCCAGCACAATGGTATGA
- the LOC126695513 gene encoding uncharacterized protein LOC126695513 yields the protein MSSSGVIAELHRNSSNWGKVVDEIVKLERKIFPKHESLARSFDDEMRKKNSGLLYVEVDGEVVAYVMYSWPSSLYASITKLAVKENCRRLGHGEALLKAAIQKCRTRNVHRITLHVDPLRTPAMNLYKKYGFQVDNLIEGYYSSDRNAYRMYLDFDAD from the exons ATGTCGTCGAGTGGGGTCATAGCGGAACTGCATAGAAACTCCAGCAATTGGGGCAAAGTGGTGGATGAGATTGTGAAATTGGAGAGAAAGATATTTCCCAAACACGAATCACTTGCTAGATCCTTTGATGATgagatgagaaagaagaactcTGGATTGCTTTACGTGGAGGTCGATGGTGAAGTTGTAGCCTATGTCATGTATTCTTGGCCTTCTTCCTTATACGCTTCCATCACCAAGCTCGCAG TGAAGGAGAATTGTCGGAGGCTAGGACATGGAGAGGCATTGTTGAAAGCAGCAATTCAAAAATGTAGAACCAGAAATGTTCACCGTATAACACTTCATGTTGATCCGTTGAGGACTCCTGCTATGAATCTCTACAAGAAATATGGTTTCCAAGTTGATAACTTGATAGAAGGTTACTACTCTTCTGATAGAAATGCCTATAGAATGTATTTGGATTTTGATGCTGATTAG
- the LOC126695511 gene encoding tetraspanin-19 isoform X1, translating to MGRLVRSCMQSILKLVNSLIGMVGMAMILYALWMIRVWQRHMADLPFGGGSDLPVSWFIYTFLGLGVTLCVITCTGHIAAETANGCCLYLKQYMLLLILLLLLEAGVTADVFLNRNWEEDFPVDPSGNFAQLKDFVMSNFEICKWIGLSIVSVQGLSLLLAMILKALGPHQYYDSDDDYAPDRVPLLRNAVVVGDPVYGSNRDAWNIKINDKHPASTMV from the exons ATGGGTAGACTAGTGAGGAGCTGCATGCAATCGATACTGAAGCTGGTGAATTCATTGATTGGGATGGTTGGGATGGCCATGATTTTGTATGCTCTATGGATGATTAGGGTTTGGCAGAGGCACATGGCTGACTTGCCTTTTGGTGGTGGCTCTGATCTTCCAGTTTCATg GTTCATTTACACTTTCCTTGGCCTTGGGGTCACTTTATGTGTGATCACATGCACAGGTCACATTGCTGCAGAAACTGCTAACGGTTGTTGCCTTTATTTG AAACAGTATATGCTGCTTCTCATTCTGCTCCTCCTGTTAGAAGCTGGAGTGACTGCAGATGTATTTCTAAACCGTAACTGGGAGGAG GACTTTCCAGTGGATCCAAGTGGGAACTTTGCTCAGTTGAAAGATTTTGTCATGTCAAACTTTGAGATCTGTAAGTGGATAGGCTTGTCCATTGTGTCTGTCcag GGACTGTCTCTATTATTGGCAATGATTCTCAAAGCTCTTGGGCCACATCAATATTATGACAGTGATGATGATTATGCTCCTGATAGAGTTCCACTCCTGAGGAATGCTGTTGTTGTCGGTGACCCTGTCTATGGGTCTAACCGTGATGCATggaatataaaaattaatgacaAG CATCCGGCCAGCACAATGGTATGA
- the LOC126695511 gene encoding tetraspanin-19 isoform X3, with product MGRLVRSCMQSILKLVNSLIGMVGMAMILYALWMIRVWQRHMADLPFGGGSDLPVSWFIYTFLGLGVTLCVITCTGHIAAETANGCCLYLKQYMLLLILLLLLEAGVTADVFLNRNWEEDFPVDPSGNFAQLKDFVMSNFEICKWIGLSIVSVQGLSLLLAMILKALGPHQYYDSDDDYAPDRVPLLRNAVVVGDPVYGSNRDAWNIKINDKTTR from the exons ATGGGTAGACTAGTGAGGAGCTGCATGCAATCGATACTGAAGCTGGTGAATTCATTGATTGGGATGGTTGGGATGGCCATGATTTTGTATGCTCTATGGATGATTAGGGTTTGGCAGAGGCACATGGCTGACTTGCCTTTTGGTGGTGGCTCTGATCTTCCAGTTTCATg GTTCATTTACACTTTCCTTGGCCTTGGGGTCACTTTATGTGTGATCACATGCACAGGTCACATTGCTGCAGAAACTGCTAACGGTTGTTGCCTTTATTTG AAACAGTATATGCTGCTTCTCATTCTGCTCCTCCTGTTAGAAGCTGGAGTGACTGCAGATGTATTTCTAAACCGTAACTGGGAGGAG GACTTTCCAGTGGATCCAAGTGGGAACTTTGCTCAGTTGAAAGATTTTGTCATGTCAAACTTTGAGATCTGTAAGTGGATAGGCTTGTCCATTGTGTCTGTCcag GGACTGTCTCTATTATTGGCAATGATTCTCAAAGCTCTTGGGCCACATCAATATTATGACAGTGATGATGATTATGCTCCTGATAGAGTTCCACTCCTGAGGAATGCTGTTGTTGTCGGTGACCCTGTCTATGGGTCTAACCGTGATGCATggaatataaaaattaatgacaAG ACAACCAGGTAA